The proteins below come from a single Chloroflexota bacterium genomic window:
- a CDS encoding prolipoprotein diacylglyceryl transferase — MFPILQLGPLAIQTPGLALLIGVWAGLALAEKEAARLKLNPDTIYNLALTGLVGGIIGARLAYAARYFGIYAADPLSLFSLNPATLAPTEGALIGLTAALVYGSRHKLPLRLTLDALTPALAVMGMAIAAAHLASGDAFGAPAHLPWGIYLWEDYRHPSQVYELMAAVIVLGMWWRTHRRLNPGIPFWSVAAASASTWVFLEAFRGDSLITVGGLRLAQLWGIALLGTSLAMIGVWNQKAAAPAAALENAQHD; from the coding sequence ATGTTCCCCATCCTCCAACTCGGCCCGCTTGCCATTCAAACCCCCGGCCTGGCTTTGCTCATCGGCGTGTGGGCCGGCCTGGCCCTGGCCGAAAAAGAAGCCGCCCGCCTCAAACTCAACCCGGACACGATCTACAACCTGGCCCTCACCGGTTTGGTGGGCGGCATCATCGGCGCGCGGCTGGCCTACGCCGCCCGCTACTTCGGCATCTACGCCGCCGACCCGCTCAGCCTGTTCTCGCTCAACCCGGCTACGCTCGCCCCAACCGAAGGCGCTCTCATCGGCCTCACCGCCGCGCTGGTTTATGGTTCTCGACACAAACTGCCTCTGCGATTAACGCTAGACGCGCTGACGCCGGCCCTGGCGGTGATGGGCATGGCCATTGCCGCCGCTCACCTCGCCAGCGGCGACGCTTTTGGCGCGCCCGCCCACCTGCCCTGGGGCATTTATCTGTGGGAAGATTACCGGCATCCGTCACAGGTCTATGAATTGATGGCGGCAGTAATAGTGTTGGGGATGTGGTGGAGGACACACCGGCGGCTCAACCCGGGAATCCCGTTCTGGAGTGTAGCCGCCGCCTCGGCCTCCACCTGGGTCTTTCTGGAAGCGTTCCGGGGCGACAGCCTGATCACCGTTGGCGGTTTGCGGCTGGCTCAACTTTGGGGAATCGCTTTGTTGGGAACCAGCCTGGCGATGATTGGCGTCTGGAATCAAAAAGCGGCAGCTCCCGCCGCCGCTCTTGAGAACGCCCAACATGATTAG
- a CDS encoding Flp family type IVb pilin encodes MLFIPREKGQGLVEYALILVLVAVVVIVILALLGPAIGNVFSNIVSNI; translated from the coding sequence ATGTTATTCATTCCGCGCGAAAAAGGTCAAGGTCTGGTTGAGTATGCGTTGATCCTCGTTTTGGTAGCCGTCGTCGTCATCGTTATCCTGGCGTTGCTCGGCCCGGCAATTGGTAACGTCTTCTCGAACATTGTTTCCAACATCTAA
- a CDS encoding GAF domain-containing protein, translating into MKVGFMPDSEQPDLQAENAHNRQLRLLADITRQLVEPGTPQALLDEAARSLHRQFGFDLVCCLTVDAGQLVLRSMHGVLAAPLQLGDQIPLGTGLVGQAGLTGQKQLAEGEIALPLHADGNTLGVLDVQSQQPGAFSPFNICLLETVAASLAANLHARTLTLELGTRERLAKALERISATVNASLELNAILGTVCAEIKNALSVDGVGVWMLEDDAETLRLSVIHSLNARTRLGERLALSDPASIVARSARERRPIFLNNAQESADGSDRLERGADVRALLAAPIIKDEKLLGALSITDSHEANRFGEADVAAAIQFSNHVAVAIGNAHAFAKIQRRAAQFSLLYDVSQHASSSLDEAEILQRIMTALVDRFGFTEAALLAPVEKDFLEVVALANLEEMGVGLGFRQRIGEGVAGQAAKTGVTYLTNDISNDPFYFSPRSRKKGSALAVPILRASNLLGVLYIENARPGGFGPEDALAMETLSRHIATAMENARLYARANDRLREMTALQSLSRAVVSSLDLSQIFQTVAQLLHVAFNYKYVVVGMLEGETLHVGAQVGYPAAAPIAALPITAGIAGRAVRASQIQFVADVAADPDYVRAALDVESEVCIPLLKDQVVLGVLDVSSTTSRPLTETDADLLSLFAGQLAVAIENAQLYKESQRRAEEQQLLFNATRDFTAGLTEGEVLKAVASHLVNVIHVAECNILRWERAANRVISLLDYDGKEFVSNYAPSANEDLGNYPATAHVLESRQTLVVRADDPQGDPAERALMQQFGYHSLLLVPLFTGGQTFGVVELYRNVSQPVFSDTEIQLAQSLAAQAAVAMFNARLLAETRRQAEEQSILFQAIRDFTSALDEDAIFSAIARHMTDALGMISCAISRWNRGSNQYNTVLYHDATGRAGEGITGLFLLDDYPATRQVLETGQFLIVHADDPNADSAERAFLQKHNYKSVLLMPLMARDNVIGLVELYPLPGASPFSESALQLAHSLNAQAAIALDNARLHAHEKQHAHELNALLTANSALLVTLDLEPLLNNILAAAINTIPCAEKGSILLSDPATNRLQIRALIGYSDPRIKTLAFAGDDGYSAKAARERHPIIISDARGDASTRYDGDIPEVLGIHSAIVAPLIFQEALVGVIALDSTRRSAFTDSDLKLLEAFASTAAATVNHARAHAEAQNLADTDGHTGLANRRAFDRVLTLELNRAERYGYQLSLIVLDIDSFKSYNDTYGHPAGDERIKALADLLRANLRDTDLAARYGGEEFAIILPHTDKAGALALAERIRVAAEASAPEPYALNHPIPGYTISLGVAAFPADSHTPSGLLLAADNAELLSKRSGKNQVSAARALDLQT; encoded by the coding sequence GTGAAAGTTGGCTTTATGCCGGACTCTGAGCAACCTGATTTGCAGGCGGAAAATGCTCATAACCGCCAACTAAGACTGCTGGCCGACATCACGCGCCAACTGGTCGAGCCTGGCACGCCGCAAGCGTTGCTGGACGAAGCCGCCCGGAGCCTGCACCGGCAATTTGGCTTCGATCTCGTTTGTTGCCTGACAGTGGATGCCGGGCAACTGGTTTTGCGATCCATGCACGGCGTGTTGGCCGCACCGCTCCAGCTTGGGGACCAGATTCCTCTGGGGACGGGCCTGGTGGGTCAGGCGGGCCTGACCGGCCAGAAGCAATTGGCTGAAGGCGAAATCGCCCTCCCTCTTCACGCCGACGGCAACACCCTGGGCGTGCTGGATGTGCAAAGCCAACAGCCAGGCGCTTTCAGCCCCTTCAACATCTGTCTTTTGGAAACTGTGGCCGCCTCGCTGGCGGCCAATTTACACGCCCGAACGCTGACGCTTGAACTTGGAACCCGTGAGCGCCTGGCGAAGGCATTAGAGCGCATCAGCGCAACAGTGAATGCCTCCCTTGAGCTTAACGCCATTCTGGGCACAGTCTGCGCCGAAATCAAGAACGCTTTGAGCGTTGACGGCGTTGGGGTCTGGATGCTGGAAGACGATGCCGAGACTCTTCGCCTTTCGGTTATTCACAGCCTGAATGCGCGAACCCGTCTGGGCGAGCGCCTCGCCCTGTCCGACCCGGCCTCCATCGTCGCCCGGTCGGCGCGCGAGCGGCGGCCCATCTTCCTGAACAACGCCCAGGAGTCTGCCGACGGTTCGGATCGCCTCGAGCGCGGAGCGGATGTGCGAGCCTTGCTGGCTGCGCCGATTATCAAGGACGAGAAACTACTCGGTGCGCTGTCTATCACCGACAGCCATGAGGCCAACCGCTTCGGCGAAGCAGACGTTGCGGCGGCCATCCAGTTTAGCAATCATGTTGCCGTTGCCATTGGCAACGCGCACGCCTTCGCCAAAATCCAGCGCCGGGCCGCTCAGTTCAGCCTGCTCTACGATGTCAGCCAACATGCCTCCAGTTCGCTCGACGAGGCCGAGATATTACAGCGCATTATGACGGCTCTGGTGGATCGATTTGGATTCACGGAAGCCGCTTTGCTGGCGCCGGTTGAGAAAGACTTTCTGGAAGTAGTGGCCCTGGCGAATCTGGAAGAGATGGGCGTGGGCCTGGGGTTCCGCCAAAGGATTGGGGAAGGCGTCGCCGGGCAGGCCGCCAAAACCGGCGTCACCTACCTGACTAACGACATCAGCAACGACCCCTTTTACTTCAGCCCAAGAAGCCGCAAGAAAGGTTCGGCGCTTGCCGTCCCCATTTTACGTGCGAGCAACTTGCTGGGCGTGTTGTACATCGAGAACGCCCGGCCCGGCGGGTTTGGCCCTGAAGATGCTTTGGCAATGGAGACGTTGTCTCGTCATATTGCCACAGCCATGGAAAACGCCCGCCTTTATGCCCGCGCCAACGATCGTCTGCGCGAGATGACGGCGCTTCAATCTCTCTCCAGGGCGGTGGTTTCTTCGCTGGATTTGAGCCAGATTTTTCAGACGGTAGCCCAGCTTCTGCACGTCGCTTTCAATTACAAGTATGTGGTCGTCGGCATGTTGGAAGGTGAAACGCTGCACGTTGGCGCTCAGGTGGGTTACCCAGCCGCCGCCCCAATTGCGGCATTGCCAATCACGGCCGGTATTGCGGGCCGGGCCGTGCGCGCCAGCCAGATTCAGTTTGTTGCCGATGTAGCCGCCGACCCGGACTACGTTCGCGCCGCCCTGGACGTGGAAAGCGAAGTCTGCATTCCGTTGCTGAAAGACCAGGTGGTGTTGGGTGTATTGGATGTTTCGTCCACCACGAGCCGGCCTCTCACTGAAACCGACGCAGACCTGCTGTCTCTTTTTGCCGGGCAATTGGCGGTGGCCATCGAAAACGCGCAACTTTATAAAGAGAGCCAGCGCCGCGCCGAAGAACAACAACTGTTGTTCAACGCCACTCGCGACTTTACGGCCGGCCTGACTGAAGGCGAAGTCTTGAAGGCGGTGGCCTCTCATCTGGTCAACGTTATTCACGTGGCCGAATGCAACATTTTGCGCTGGGAGCGGGCGGCCAACCGGGTTATCTCTTTACTTGACTACGATGGCAAAGAATTCGTGTCAAACTATGCGCCGAGCGCGAATGAAGACCTGGGCAATTACCCGGCAACGGCCCACGTTCTGGAGAGCCGTCAGACGCTCGTCGTCCGGGCGGACGACCCGCAGGGCGACCCGGCCGAGCGCGCTTTGATGCAACAATTCGGCTACCACAGCCTGCTCCTGGTTCCCCTGTTCACCGGCGGCCAAACCTTCGGCGTCGTCGAACTTTACCGGAATGTCTCTCAGCCGGTCTTCAGCGACACCGAGATTCAGTTGGCGCAGAGTCTTGCGGCGCAGGCCGCCGTTGCCATGTTCAATGCGCGCCTCTTGGCCGAAACCCGCCGCCAGGCTGAGGAGCAAAGCATTCTCTTCCAGGCCATCCGTGACTTCACCTCGGCTCTCGACGAAGATGCAATCTTCAGCGCGATTGCCCGTCACATGACCGATGCCCTGGGCATGATTTCGTGCGCCATCTCGCGCTGGAATCGGGGCAGTAACCAATACAACACTGTGCTTTATCACGACGCAACAGGCCGCGCCGGGGAAGGCATCACCGGCCTGTTCTTGCTGGACGATTACCCGGCCACTCGTCAGGTGCTCGAAACCGGCCAGTTCCTGATCGTTCATGCCGACGATCCGAACGCCGACTCGGCAGAACGCGCTTTCCTCCAAAAGCACAACTATAAGTCTGTCCTTTTGATGCCGCTCATGGCTCGCGACAACGTGATCGGCCTGGTGGAGTTATATCCTCTGCCGGGCGCCTCGCCGTTTTCTGAATCGGCGCTTCAACTGGCCCACAGCCTGAACGCTCAGGCCGCCATCGCCCTTGATAACGCCCGCCTTCACGCCCACGAGAAACAACATGCCCACGAACTGAATGCTTTGCTGACTGCCAACTCTGCCCTGTTGGTTACCCTTGACCTTGAGCCGTTGCTCAACAACATCCTCGCCGCCGCCATCAACACCATCCCCTGCGCCGAGAAAGGCTCGATCCTGCTGAGCGACCCGGCCACCAATCGGTTGCAGATCAGGGCCCTCATTGGTTACAGCGACCCCCGAATAAAAACGCTTGCCTTTGCCGGCGATGACGGTTATTCCGCCAAAGCGGCCCGAGAGCGACACCCGATCATCATCTCCGACGCGCGGGGCGACGCCTCCACTCGTTATGACGGCGACATCCCCGAAGTGCTTGGCATTCATTCCGCCATCGTTGCCCCGTTGATCTTTCAAGAGGCTTTGGTGGGCGTCATCGCCCTGGACTCAACCCGGCGCTCGGCCTTCACCGACTCTGATCTTAAATTGCTTGAGGCCTTTGCCTCCACCGCCGCCGCCACCGTCAACCACGCCCGCGCTCATGCCGAAGCTCAAAACCTGGCCGACACCGACGGTCACACCGGTCTGGCCAACCGCCGCGCCTTCGATCGCGTCCTCACCCTCGAACTCAACCGCGCCGAACGATACGGCTATCAGCTTTCGCTCATCGTCCTTGATATTGACAGCTTCAAAAGCTACAACGACACTTACGGTCACCCTGCCGGCGACGAGCGCATCAAAGCTTTGGCCGACCTGTTGCGCGCCAACCTGCGCGACACGGACTTAGCCGCTCGTTACGGCGGCGAAGAATTTGCCATCATCCTGCCACACACCGACAAGGCCGGCGCCCTGGCTCTGGCCGAACGCATCCGCGTTGCCGCCGAAGCCTCCGCGCCGGAGCCTTATGCCCTCAACCATCCCATCCCCGGCTACACCATCAGCCTCGGCGTCGCCGCCTTCCCTGCCGACAGCCACACCCCGAGCGGCCTTCTCCTGGCCGCCGACAACGCCGAACTGTTGAGCAAACGCTCCGGCAAGAATCAGGTCTCTGCCGCTCGGGCGCTCGATCTGCAAACATGA
- a CDS encoding class I SAM-dependent methyltransferase codes for MDLYDSLSRFYDLENADFTEDLDFWVGLAKDSGGPVLELGCGSGRVTQQIARADVSIVGLDNSEAMLALAHAKLNRKPELAARAALLHGDMTNFDLSSLFTVHCSLIICPFNTFMHLTTTAEQLALLTCARRHLNPGGQLVLDLTNPAPAYLDSNESLTLERTFRDDENNLTIQQFATTRVDRTAQIAHILWQYDALAADGVLKRTLVPLTLRYTFPAEMSLLLERANFKLAHLYGGYDESPLTDESERMIVVAEAA; via the coding sequence ATGGACCTCTACGACTCCCTCTCCCGCTTCTACGACCTCGAAAACGCCGACTTCACCGAAGACCTTGATTTCTGGGTGGGGCTTGCCAAAGACAGCGGCGGCCCGGTGCTCGAACTCGGCTGTGGCAGTGGCCGGGTCACTCAGCAAATTGCCCGCGCCGACGTGAGTATCGTCGGCCTCGACAATTCAGAGGCAATGCTGGCCCTGGCCCACGCCAAACTCAACCGCAAGCCGGAACTGGCCGCCCGCGCGGCACTCCTTCACGGCGACATGACGAACTTTGACCTCTCCTCACTGTTCACTGTCCACTGTTCACTGATCATCTGTCCCTTCAACACCTTCATGCACCTGACGACGACCGCCGAGCAGTTGGCCTTGCTCACCTGCGCCCGCCGCCACTTGAACCCCGGCGGCCAACTCGTCCTCGACCTCACCAACCCAGCCCCGGCTTATCTCGATTCCAACGAGTCGCTCACCCTCGAGCGCACCTTCCGCGACGACGAGAATAACCTGACCATCCAACAATTCGCCACCACCCGCGTAGATCGTACTGCCCAGATCGCTCATATTCTCTGGCAGTACGACGCCCTCGCCGCCGACGGCGTGTTGAAGCGGACTTTAGTTCCCCTCACGCTTCGTTACACCTTCCCTGCCGAAATGAGTCTTTTGCTGGAACGCGCCAACTTCAAGCTGGCGCACTTGTATGGCGGCTACGACGAATCGCCTTTGACCGATGAGAGCGAGAGGATGATTGTGGTGGCGGAGGCGGCATAG
- a CDS encoding alpha/beta fold hydrolase: MKKLLILAVLFLTACSQLVAAPTPTPPPTPTLVPPTATLPPATATLPAPTATHAVPPVAPTALPTPSEPTDFTFAAPDGVQLAVAYYPPIVRPAPAVLLLHMLGRSKADWDSFARSLQKQGYAVMAMDLRGHGASAGPVDWTKADDDTLAAWQTLTARPEVDANRTAIVGASIGSNLALIAGATESRIKAVVALSPGEDYMGLKPGDTIANFGERPLLLVASADDAYSFDSIQKLAPRALAAEKKEFTNAGHGTAMFADPTLEPSLIEWLNKNVRDLK, translated from the coding sequence ATGAAAAAACTGCTGATTCTCGCGGTGTTGTTTCTGACCGCCTGCTCACAGCTTGTAGCAGCGCCCACGCCAACTCCCCCACCAACTCCAACATTGGTTCCACCGACGGCGACGTTGCCGCCGGCAACGGCCACTTTGCCAGCGCCAACAGCCACCCACGCCGTGCCGCCAGTTGCTCCCACCGCGCTTCCCACGCCCTCCGAGCCAACGGACTTCACCTTCGCCGCGCCCGACGGCGTTCAACTCGCCGTCGCCTACTATCCGCCAATCGTCCGGCCCGCGCCCGCCGTTTTGCTCCTGCACATGCTGGGCCGCAGCAAGGCCGACTGGGATTCGTTCGCGCGGAGTTTGCAGAAGCAGGGTTATGCGGTGATGGCGATGGACTTGCGCGGCCACGGGGCCAGCGCCGGGCCGGTGGATTGGACGAAGGCCGACGACGACACCCTGGCCGCGTGGCAAACGTTGACGGCTCGACCTGAAGTGGACGCCAACCGCACCGCCATCGTCGGGGCCAGCATCGGCTCCAACCTGGCGTTGATCGCCGGGGCAACCGAGTCGCGCATCAAAGCCGTCGTCGCCCTCTCGCCCGGCGAAGACTACATGGGCCTCAAGCCCGGCGACACGATAGCCAACTTTGGCGAGCGGCCTTTGTTGCTCGTGGCGAGCGCCGACGACGCCTATTCATTCGACTCGATCCAGAAACTTGCGCCCAGAGCTTTGGCCGCCGAAAAGAAAGAGTTCACCAACGCCGGCCACGGCACAGCCATGTTCGCCGACCCGACTCTGGAGCCGAGTTTGATTGAGTGGTTGAATAAGAACGTAAGGGACTTGAAGTGA
- a CDS encoding universal stress protein, giving the protein MKFLICDKGSEAADVAGRLGSALARLAGAEATHFRVSDGDPVEQILTESARGSFDLIVIGTRSGRGLAKLFLGSTSSRLAKQSSLPLLIAKGRRESVKRILICTGGERPGESCASWGGRVAAWTGASVTVLHVMSQLALARNAKLEDLQDSAEEAIAQSTREGQHLQKLMGLVREGGATGDVGPKIRHGLVLDEIIAEIEEGDYDLLVIGAHHPPTGDLWRRLLLDDVADQIIRECPRPVLVVRAK; this is encoded by the coding sequence ATGAAATTTTTGATCTGCGATAAAGGCTCGGAAGCCGCCGACGTGGCGGGGCGGCTTGGTTCTGCGCTGGCCCGCCTGGCCGGGGCCGAAGCAACGCACTTCAGGGTCAGTGACGGCGACCCCGTAGAACAAATCCTGACCGAGTCGGCGCGGGGGAGTTTTGATCTGATCGTCATCGGCACGCGCAGTGGCCGCGGCCTGGCAAAGTTGTTCCTGGGTTCTACTTCATCCCGTCTGGCAAAGCAATCTTCTTTGCCGTTGTTGATCGCCAAAGGCCGGCGCGAGTCGGTGAAGCGGATTCTGATTTGCACCGGCGGCGAGCGGCCCGGCGAGTCGTGCGCAAGCTGGGGCGGGCGAGTCGCCGCCTGGACGGGCGCGAGCGTGACGGTTCTGCATGTCATGTCGCAATTGGCCCTGGCCAGAAACGCCAAGCTGGAAGATTTGCAGGACAGCGCCGAAGAGGCGATTGCTCAGAGCACGCGCGAGGGCCAGCACTTGCAGAAGTTGATGGGGCTGGTGCGCGAGGGCGGAGCGACGGGCGATGTGGGGCCAAAGATTCGGCACGGCCTGGTGCTGGACGAAATCATCGCCGAGATTGAAGAGGGCGATTACGATCTGCTCGTCATCGGCGCCCATCACCCGCCCACCGGCGACCTGTGGCGCAGGCTCCTGCTGGACGACGTGGCCGACCAGATCATCCGCGAGTGCCCGAGGCCGGTGTTAGTCGTCAGGGCAAAATAA
- a CDS encoding HD domain-containing protein, translating to MPTLEQARQWYAGADPVHDFAHVLRVYRLAERIGQAEGADLEILLAAALLHDSADAEPNGESDRPTHQHASAEFARKVLVEEGWAKERIEAVEHCIRAHRFRGSEAPQTLEAKILFDCDKLDVLGAIGVARSFAYAALAGQPLTADVSAKFKATLEKEPGEPHTPHHEFLFKLSRVRFHTASARALAEERRHYLAGYFERLGREVRGEA from the coding sequence ATGCCGACTCTGGAACAGGCCCGCCAGTGGTACGCCGGCGCCGACCCGGTTCACGACTTCGCCCACGTTCTGCGAGTCTACCGGCTGGCCGAACGAATCGGCCAGGCCGAAGGGGCCGACCTGGAAATTTTGCTGGCGGCGGCTCTGCTCCACGACTCGGCTGATGCTGAACCGAATGGCGAGTCCGATCGCCCGACGCATCAACACGCTTCTGCCGAGTTTGCCCGCAAAGTATTGGTTGAGGAAGGCTGGGCCAAAGAACGAATTGAGGCGGTTGAGCATTGCATTCGCGCCCACCGTTTTCGCGGCAGTGAAGCGCCGCAAACACTGGAAGCCAAAATTCTGTTCGATTGCGACAAGCTGGACGTGCTGGGCGCAATCGGCGTGGCCCGCAGTTTTGCCTATGCCGCGCTCGCCGGTCAGCCGCTCACCGCCGATGTCTCAGCAAAGTTCAAAGCAACTTTAGAGAAGGAACCGGGCGAGCCGCACACGCCGCACCACGAATTCCTCTTCAAGCTTTCGCGCGTGCGTTTCCACACCGCCTCGGCTCGCGCGCTGGCCGAAGAGCGCCGGCATTACCTGGCCGGTTACTTCGAGCGGCTGGGGCGTGAAGTGAGAGGCGAAGCATGA
- the acpS gene encoding holo-ACP synthase has translation MIWSGVDMIEVSRIDRAILRHGDRFFRRFFTQQELIDSNGRTPALAARYAAKEAAAKALGTGIGDVSWKELEIVRGERGEPALKLIGNARTLAQQLGWREWSVSLSHTHEHAIAVVVARD, from the coding sequence ATGATCTGGAGTGGCGTGGACATGATCGAAGTTTCCCGGATTGACCGGGCCATTTTGCGGCACGGTGATCGGTTCTTTCGCCGCTTCTTCACCCAGCAGGAGTTGATCGATTCCAACGGGCGCACCCCGGCGCTGGCGGCGCGGTACGCGGCCAAAGAGGCGGCGGCCAAGGCGCTTGGCACGGGCATCGGCGACGTGTCCTGGAAGGAACTGGAGATTGTGCGCGGCGAGCGCGGCGAGCCGGCGCTTAAGCTGATTGGCAATGCCCGGACGTTGGCGCAACAACTTGGCTGGCGCGAGTGGTCGGTGAGTCTGAGCCACACCCACGAGCATGCGATTGCGGTTGTAGTAGCGAGAGATTAA
- a CDS encoding insulinase family protein → MIKPAKKNKSSIANRKPPNPKVRATAPTLDTSSLPGPDDTTRVELPNGIVVLARENFTSPAVVFDGSLQVGALDEPREKSGLARFTAACLMRGTERYAFADIYEQIESIGARLSFGGGTHTSGFGGKALAEDLDFLLGMAADALRRPTFPPEHVEKVRGEMMTGYAIRAHDTGSMASMAFDDLLYPGHPYGLADDGYPETVATITREEIVNFHKAHYGPKGMIVVVVGAVKAEEAVALAQKHFGDWMPSQPSRLPLPPAPRIPEIKSTRIAIPGKSQSDIMLGCVGPQRSDPDFLDARMANNIFGVFGMYGRLGDVVREKHGLAYYVYSQVTGGIGPGPWQISAGVNPKNVDLAVELIVSEMKRVTTKKVTPVELADNKSLFVGRLPLQLETNEGVAAMLESIELYNLGLDYLRRYPSLINAITRESAQAAAARYLDPERYALAVAGPITDNQ, encoded by the coding sequence ATGATTAAGCCCGCGAAGAAAAATAAATCTTCAATTGCGAATCGCAAACCGCCAAATCCAAAAGTAAGAGCTACTGCCCCTACCCTCGACACCTCCTCCCTCCCCGGCCCGGATGACACGACGCGCGTCGAATTGCCGAACGGCATTGTGGTGCTGGCCCGCGAGAACTTCACCAGCCCGGCGGTGGTGTTTGACGGCAGTTTGCAAGTAGGCGCGCTCGATGAGCCGCGTGAGAAGTCCGGGCTGGCGCGATTTACTGCCGCCTGCCTCATGCGCGGCACCGAGCGTTACGCCTTCGCCGACATCTACGAGCAGATCGAGTCCATCGGGGCGCGGCTGTCGTTCGGCGGCGGCACGCACACCTCCGGCTTCGGCGGCAAGGCCCTGGCCGAAGATTTGGACTTCCTGCTGGGCATGGCCGCCGACGCTTTGCGCCGCCCGACCTTCCCGCCTGAGCACGTGGAGAAAGTGCGCGGCGAGATGATGACCGGCTACGCCATTCGCGCCCACGACACCGGTTCGATGGCCTCGATGGCCTTTGACGATTTGCTCTATCCCGGCCATCCCTACGGTCTGGCCGACGATGGCTACCCCGAAACGGTTGCGACCATCACCCGTGAGGAGATCGTGAACTTTCACAAGGCTCATTATGGGCCGAAGGGCATGATCGTCGTAGTCGTCGGCGCGGTGAAGGCCGAAGAGGCGGTGGCGCTGGCGCAAAAGCATTTTGGCGATTGGATGCCATCCCAACCGAGTCGGCTTCCCCTGCCGCCCGCGCCTCGCATCCCCGAAATCAAAAGCACGCGCATCGCCATCCCCGGCAAGTCGCAGTCCGACATCATGCTGGGTTGCGTCGGGCCTCAACGCAGTGACCCTGATTTTCTGGATGCGCGCATGGCCAACAACATCTTCGGCGTGTTCGGCATGTACGGGCGGCTGGGCGATGTAGTGCGCGAGAAGCACGGCCTGGCCTACTACGTTTATAGCCAGGTGACGGGCGGCATCGGCCCCGGCCCCTGGCAAATTTCGGCGGGCGTAAACCCAAAGAACGTTGACCTGGCAGTCGAGTTGATCGTGAGCGAGATGAAGCGAGTGACGACAAAGAAGGTGACGCCGGTTGAACTGGCCGACAACAAGTCGCTCTTTGTGGGGCGACTGCCCTTGCAGTTGGAGACGAACGAAGGGGTGGCCGCCATGTTGGAGAGCATCGAACTCTACAACCTGGGCCTCGACTACTTGCGCCGCTACCCGTCGCTCATCAACGCCATCACTCGCGAAAGCGCGCAAGCGGCGGCGGCCAGGTATCTCGACCCGGAACGATACGCGCTGGCGGTGGCGGGGCCAATAACTGATAACCAATAA
- a CDS encoding DUF2442 domain-containing protein, which produces MERLGPLVRTQAVKPLNGFNVRLTFANGVKKDIDLEPYLHGPVFEPILNDITVFRSVKVVSNTIGWDNGADIDPDVLYYSLKPTIGHLSGTTS; this is translated from the coding sequence ATGGAGCGCTTAGGGCCGTTAGTTCGCACCCAGGCGGTGAAACCTCTAAATGGTTTCAACGTGCGCCTCACATTTGCCAATGGTGTAAAAAAGGATATTGACCTTGAGCCATACCTGCATGGCCCAGTCTTTGAGCCGATTCTCAACGACATTACGGTATTCCGTTCAGTGAAGGTTGTTAGCAATACAATTGGCTGGGATAATGGCGCAGATATAGACCCAGATGTTCTCTATTACAGTCTGAAGCCTACCATTGGACATTTATCTGGAACGACTTCATGA